From the Thermovirga sp. genome, one window contains:
- the upp gene encoding uracil phosphoribosyltransferase, whose amino-acid sequence MRIALGSDHAGFHLKKCIEGSLKESSLMTGDFGAEGSEKPWDYPDVAFEVGARVARREFDLGILVCGTGIGMSIAANKIPGVRAALAYDEETGRLAREHNDANILTLGGRKTDCESGIKIVRAWLSAEFQGSRHALRVGKIVAFEEGNPSTGNKPDGSPKLVTFDHPLIQHKIGVIRDRHTSVKVFRELVQEIAGLMVYETTRNLPLERVSVETPITTTTACSISGKKIAIVPILRAGLGMVDGMLRLIPNAKVGHIGIYRDPDTLEPHEYYCKLPGDIRERDIIIVDPMLATGGSAVAAIDLVKKKGGTKISLLSLIAAPEGVAKVHDRH is encoded by the coding sequence ATGCGAATCGCGCTCGGCTCGGATCACGCCGGTTTCCACCTCAAGAAATGTATCGAAGGGTCACTCAAAGAATCGTCGCTTATGACGGGAGACTTCGGCGCCGAGGGATCGGAGAAACCCTGGGATTACCCCGACGTAGCCTTCGAAGTGGGAGCCAGGGTGGCCAGGAGGGAATTCGATCTTGGAATCCTGGTTTGTGGTACCGGCATCGGGATGTCCATTGCCGCCAACAAGATTCCGGGCGTCCGCGCCGCCCTTGCCTACGACGAGGAGACGGGCAGACTCGCCAGGGAACATAACGACGCGAATATATTGACCCTCGGCGGAAGGAAGACCGATTGCGAATCGGGAATCAAGATAGTCAGGGCGTGGCTCTCGGCCGAATTCCAGGGCTCAAGGCACGCCCTTCGGGTCGGGAAGATCGTGGCCTTCGAGGAAGGAAATCCGTCGACGGGAAATAAACCGGATGGTTCACCGAAGCTTGTCACCTTCGATCATCCCCTGATACAGCACAAGATCGGGGTCATCAGGGACAGGCATACCTCGGTGAAGGTCTTCCGTGAACTAGTCCAGGAAATAGCGGGGCTGATGGTCTACGAGACCACCAGGAACCTCCCCCTGGAGCGCGTTTCGGTCGAAACCCCGATTACGACCACAACGGCCTGCTCCATCTCCGGGAAGAAGATCGCCATCGTTCCTATACTGAGGGCGGGGTTGGGCATGGTCGACGGCATGCTGCGGCTCATCCCCAATGCCAAGGTGGGGCACATAGGCATATACAGGGACCCCGACACGCTGGAGCCCCACGAATATTACTGTAAATTACCCGGAGATATCCGGGAGAGGGATATCATCATCGTCGACCCGATGCTCGCCACCGGGGGTTCCGCCGTTGCCGCGATCGACCTGGTCAAGAAAAAGGGGGGAACGAAGATATCCCTTCTCAGCCTTATCGCGGCGCCCGAGGGCGTCGCAAAGGTTCACGACAGGCACC